In Acidobacteriota bacterium, a genomic segment contains:
- a CDS encoding sodium-independent anion transporter: MANLSDWLPKSVLCLRSYTPQKFFADLLAGITVGLVALPLAMAFAIASGMPPHAGLYTAVFAGGLISALGGSSTQIGGPTGAFVVVVAGIIARYGIEGLYICTLLAGVILIFMGVTGLGTAVRFIPRPVVVGFTNGIAILIASTQVKDFFGLKIDQVPGDFWGRITAIAHNFRTLSPVATSLAVISLAIILLAALYLKRVPGYIVALLTGTVVSALLKLPIETIGTRFGGIPSGLPNLAIPPLQFHLIRPLISPAITVAMLGAIESLMSAVVSDRMSGDRHNPNVELIAQGIANVASPLVGGLPATGAIARTATNIRSGAKTPVSGMIHALTLLAILLFAAPLAKFVPLAVLAAILFVVSYNMGEWKQIPELLRLSKLEIAVWLITLLLTVFADLTVAVEMGMILAVLIYIRNVTATTTVSEVTGEYLEAGRLHILQDKQIPPYVTILRIHGPFLFGSSDKINDIIESIPEMPAIIVVRLRNMTALDATGLQALQEFADAVHATGRGLIFCGAPSQPAKLMKRAEFEEHVGAGNVCPNVQAALARAAQLFSELPEETRMRGLRRRRADLAAQPAATQS, encoded by the coding sequence ATGGCGAATCTATCCGACTGGCTACCGAAGTCTGTTCTCTGCCTGCGGAGCTACACACCGCAGAAGTTCTTTGCAGATCTGCTTGCCGGTATCACCGTCGGACTCGTCGCGCTGCCTCTGGCGATGGCGTTCGCAATCGCTTCGGGAATGCCGCCGCACGCAGGCTTGTACACCGCGGTCTTTGCCGGCGGGTTAATTTCTGCTCTCGGCGGCTCGAGCACGCAGATCGGCGGACCTACTGGCGCATTCGTGGTTGTCGTGGCCGGCATCATTGCCCGTTACGGGATTGAAGGGCTCTACATCTGCACGCTTCTTGCCGGAGTGATTCTCATCTTCATGGGCGTTACAGGACTCGGCACTGCGGTGCGGTTCATTCCGCGTCCGGTCGTGGTCGGCTTCACGAACGGGATCGCGATCCTTATCGCCAGCACGCAAGTCAAAGACTTCTTCGGCTTGAAGATCGATCAAGTCCCGGGCGACTTCTGGGGACGCATTACAGCGATCGCCCACAACTTTCGCACGCTCTCGCCGGTCGCAACTTCGCTGGCGGTAATTTCGTTGGCCATCATCCTGCTGGCCGCCCTCTACCTGAAGCGCGTGCCCGGATATATCGTTGCCCTCTTAACCGGCACAGTAGTATCTGCGTTGCTCAAGTTGCCGATCGAGACGATCGGCACACGCTTCGGCGGAATCCCCTCTGGCCTGCCCAACTTAGCGATTCCTCCCTTGCAGTTCCACCTCATTCGACCGCTGATCTCACCGGCGATCACAGTTGCCATGCTGGGCGCGATCGAATCGCTGATGTCGGCGGTGGTCTCGGATCGCATGAGCGGCGATCGCCACAATCCCAACGTCGAGCTGATTGCGCAAGGCATCGCTAACGTAGCCTCCCCACTGGTGGGTGGCTTACCGGCAACAGGAGCGATTGCGCGCACCGCAACCAACATTCGTTCCGGCGCTAAAACTCCCGTCTCGGGAATGATTCATGCTCTCACTCTGCTCGCCATCCTGCTCTTCGCGGCTCCTCTAGCCAAGTTCGTTCCGCTGGCCGTGCTCGCGGCAATCTTGTTCGTCGTCTCTTACAACATGGGCGAGTGGAAGCAGATTCCCGAATTGCTGCGCCTCAGCAAGCTGGAAATTGCAGTGTGGCTGATCACACTGCTGTTGACCGTCTTTGCCGATCTCACGGTGGCAGTCGAAATGGGAATGATTCTGGCGGTGTTGATTTATATCCGGAATGTCACCGCGACAACCACAGTCTCCGAGGTCACAGGCGAATATCTCGAAGCGGGACGCCTGCACATCCTTCAAGACAAGCAGATTCCACCCTATGTAACGATCTTGCGTATTCATGGACCATTTCTATTTGGCTCAAGCGATAAAATCAACGACATCATAGAGAGCATTCCGGAGATGCCGGCGATCATCGTGGTGCGGCTGCGAAACATGACTGCTCTCGACGCAACCGGTCTGCAAGCCCTGCAGGAATTCGCCGATGCAGTCCATGCAACCGGTCGAGGACTGATCTTCTGCGGCGCTCCTTCCCAGCCAGCAAAGCTGATGAAACGCGCCGAGTTTGAGGAACATGTGGGTGCAGGAAACGTCTGCCCCAACGTTCAAGCCGCACTGGCTCGAGCCGCGCAGCTGTTCTCGGAACTTCCTGAAGAGACGCGAATGCGAGGCCTGCGTCGCCGGCGCGCCGACCTGGCGGCGCAACCTGCGGCTACGCAGAGTTAG
- a CDS encoding alanine transaminase translates to MTEFARINRLPPYVFNVIGELKAAARKRSEDVIDFSMGNPDGSTPAHIVAKLVEAAKRPGTQRYSVSKGIPRLRRAICGWYRRRYQVELDPETEAIVTIGSKEGIAHLCLAVLDRGDAVLVPNPSYPIHIYGPVIAGADIRSIPMRSGVDFIAELEQAIRLMYPRPRLLILNFPSNPTTHCVDLTFFERIIALCKEYGVFVVHDLAYADLVFDGYCAPSILQVPGAREIAVEFFTLSKSYNMPGWRVGFMVGNAKLVAALARLKSYFDYGTFTPIQVAAIAALDGPQECVKEICETYRKRRDCLVDGLAKLKWQVESPKATMFVWAPIPESYRKIGSLEFSKKLLTEAQIAVSPGIGFGEFGDDSVRFALIENEERTRQALRGVKRMFKKDGIT, encoded by the coding sequence ATGACCGAATTCGCCCGAATTAACCGGCTCCCGCCCTATGTCTTCAACGTAATCGGCGAACTGAAGGCCGCTGCGCGCAAACGTAGCGAGGATGTGATTGACTTCAGCATGGGTAATCCTGATGGATCCACGCCCGCGCATATAGTTGCTAAGCTGGTGGAAGCGGCGAAGCGACCGGGCACACAGCGATATTCAGTTTCAAAAGGGATTCCCCGATTGCGGCGCGCGATCTGCGGATGGTACCGCCGGCGGTACCAGGTAGAACTCGATCCCGAAACGGAAGCGATCGTCACGATCGGTTCCAAAGAGGGAATCGCGCATCTGTGCCTCGCTGTGTTAGACCGCGGCGATGCCGTGCTCGTGCCGAATCCCAGCTATCCGATTCACATCTACGGACCAGTGATCGCCGGAGCCGACATTCGTTCCATTCCCATGCGAAGCGGCGTGGATTTCATCGCGGAGCTCGAACAGGCGATACGCCTGATGTATCCCCGTCCCAGGCTTCTGATCCTGAACTTCCCCTCGAATCCCACCACGCATTGCGTCGACCTGACCTTTTTCGAGCGCATCATTGCGCTGTGCAAAGAGTATGGAGTCTTCGTAGTGCACGACCTCGCCTATGCAGATCTCGTCTTCGACGGATACTGTGCGCCGTCGATTCTGCAGGTCCCAGGCGCCCGCGAGATCGCGGTGGAGTTCTTCACTCTGTCCAAGAGCTACAACATGCCGGGCTGGCGCGTAGGATTCATGGTCGGCAATGCAAAGCTCGTCGCAGCGCTTGCTCGCCTGAAAAGTTATTTCGATTATGGAACGTTCACGCCAATCCAAGTCGCAGCCATCGCCGCACTCGACGGTCCGCAGGAATGCGTGAAAGAAATCTGCGAGACATACAGAAAACGACGCGATTGCCTGGTCGATGGCTTGGCCAAGTTGAAATGGCAGGTTGAGAGCCCGAAGGCAACGATGTTCGTATGGGCTCCGATTCCAGAGAGCTATCGCAAGATAGGATCGCTCGAGTTCTCGAAGAAGCTGCTTACCGAAGCGCAAATCGCAGTGAGCCCAGGCATAGGTTTCGGCGAATTCGGCGACGACTCAGTGCGCTTTGCCCTTATCGAAAATGAAGAGCGAACTCGCCAGGCGCTTCGCGGGGTGAAGAGGATGTTTAAGAAGGATGGGATCACCTGA
- a CDS encoding UDP-galactose phosphate transferase translates to MVGVTHSTPSETLVRGEIVCEALCGRESPESVPGLNLGRNSSQIPIWKRSLDLVIASLCLILALPLMLVVAVCVRVTMGSPILFRQQRPGLGGRPFVLYKFRTMFPAGDSGTMVDEHRISRLGAFLRCTSFDELPELWNVLRGDMSLVGPRPLLMCYIHRYSPEQSRRHEVLPGITGWAQVNGRNAIGWEERFALDLWYVDHQSLWLDFNILCLTLLRVLRGEGINRPGYATMPEFMGSVENGNPQP, encoded by the coding sequence ATGGTTGGCGTGACCCACTCGACTCCGTCAGAGACTCTGGTACGGGGTGAGATTGTATGCGAAGCTCTATGCGGTCGTGAATCCCCTGAATCTGTTCCAGGACTGAACTTGGGTCGAAACTCTTCACAAATCCCAATCTGGAAGCGCAGCCTGGACCTCGTGATCGCTTCGTTGTGCCTGATATTGGCACTGCCACTGATGCTCGTTGTTGCTGTGTGCGTGCGAGTCACCATGGGAAGTCCTATTCTTTTTCGCCAGCAGCGACCAGGGCTCGGAGGCCGGCCCTTTGTACTCTACAAATTTCGGACCATGTTCCCCGCAGGCGATTCCGGAACCATGGTTGACGAACATCGGATCTCCAGACTTGGTGCCTTCCTGCGCTGCACCAGCTTCGACGAGCTCCCGGAACTCTGGAACGTCCTTAGAGGCGACATGAGCCTTGTCGGTCCGAGGCCTCTGCTGATGTGTTACATCCATCGCTATTCGCCAGAACAAAGCCGGCGCCATGAAGTCTTGCCCGGCATCACCGGGTGGGCGCAAGTGAATGGTCGCAATGCAATCGGCTGGGAAGAACGATTCGCGCTCGATCTTTGGTATGTCGATCATCAGAGTCTATGGCTCGACTTCAACATTCTCTGTTTGACTCTGCTGCGAGTACTGCGAGGCGAAGGAATCAACCGACCGGGCTACGCCACAATGCCTGAGTTCATGGGATCGGTTGAGAATGGGAATCCGCAACCGTAG
- a CDS encoding LPS export ABC transporter permease LptF — translation MRILTRYILWEVFSHGVIGAALFTFVIFMRDVGRILELVVRNSAPIPSVAEIFFLTIPTALTFTLPMGVLVGILIGLSRMAADSEVTALRASGVGAWRFVAIIGIFAVTAFGVALLNNLVIAPRSAAALASLQNSLKTSQISFEVQPRVFYEDLKGYVLYVQDVEPVTGAALWKNVFLADISNPAAPKVTLAQRAVVVTEDDTLRMHLENGSQQETEPSHPDQYTISTFDQTDIPIALPPVGPAPSRDLVPAAELKTSELLYRARTEHPAKARWYWIEFHRRLALAASCLVLMLVGIPLGLSSKKGGKSTGFVLTILLVFLYYFSLSAGIAFARQGKVQPALGVWSADILFALAGLVLLRRVQQSSIDVVSFRIAWSDIAKRFSREKSTAEASTISAPLRKGSSRFPQILDDYVLRQFLEYLGLILCTFVVLTLVFTFFELLGDIIRNRIALITVGEYLVNVIPSMIYLMTPLSVLIAVLVTFGLLQKSNELTAMKATGISLYRLIVPVVALAAGLSFALFLFDQFYLPHANKRQDALRNEIKGKPAQTYLNPQRKWIFGAHREIYYYEFFDGERNQFANLSVFSIDPKAFALIARTFASRVFWNESLHKWVFQQGWVRTLTPTEVQDYKTFDVRTFADVDEPPNYFKKEVKQYSEMNFDELKAYIRELEQGGFDVVRLRVQLYRKLSFPLITLVMSILAIPFAVSAGRQGALRGVATAIGIAVVYWVTSGLFEAMGNVNQLPAALAAWSPDLIFGLAGGYFILKVPT, via the coding sequence ATGAGGATCCTTACTCGCTACATTCTGTGGGAGGTTTTCTCCCATGGCGTAATCGGCGCCGCGCTGTTTACGTTCGTGATCTTCATGCGCGACGTGGGCCGGATACTGGAACTGGTTGTACGTAACAGCGCTCCGATTCCCAGCGTTGCTGAAATCTTCTTTCTCACCATTCCAACCGCCCTCACCTTTACCTTGCCCATGGGCGTTCTGGTCGGCATCCTGATTGGGCTGTCACGCATGGCCGCGGATAGCGAGGTTACGGCATTGCGGGCAAGCGGCGTTGGTGCGTGGAGGTTTGTCGCGATCATCGGCATCTTTGCTGTCACTGCGTTTGGCGTCGCATTGCTGAACAATCTCGTGATTGCTCCCAGATCAGCGGCTGCACTGGCAAGCCTGCAAAACTCTCTAAAGACCTCGCAGATTTCCTTCGAAGTGCAGCCCCGCGTTTTTTATGAGGATTTGAAGGGCTACGTACTGTACGTGCAGGATGTGGAGCCTGTAACTGGGGCTGCGTTGTGGAAGAACGTCTTTCTTGCTGATATCAGCAACCCTGCCGCTCCGAAAGTAACCCTAGCCCAGCGCGCAGTCGTCGTCACCGAGGACGACACTTTGCGCATGCATCTCGAGAATGGAAGCCAGCAGGAAACCGAGCCCTCGCATCCAGATCAGTACACGATTTCTACATTTGATCAGACCGATATTCCGATAGCCCTGCCGCCTGTGGGTCCTGCACCATCGCGCGATCTGGTTCCTGCTGCGGAACTCAAAACAAGTGAGCTGTTGTATCGTGCGCGAACCGAGCACCCGGCAAAGGCTCGGTGGTACTGGATTGAATTTCACCGGCGATTGGCGTTGGCTGCGTCCTGCCTTGTGCTGATGCTGGTAGGAATCCCGCTTGGGCTGTCTTCCAAAAAGGGAGGCAAATCAACCGGCTTTGTGCTCACGATCCTGCTCGTGTTTCTTTACTACTTCTCGCTGAGCGCCGGGATTGCCTTCGCGAGGCAAGGAAAAGTGCAACCTGCGTTGGGAGTATGGAGCGCGGACATTTTGTTTGCACTTGCCGGGCTGGTGCTTCTGCGACGAGTGCAGCAGTCGAGCATCGACGTAGTCTCGTTTCGAATTGCCTGGAGCGATATTGCGAAGAGATTTTCGCGAGAGAAATCAACGGCGGAAGCTTCAACGATTTCCGCCCCGCTGCGCAAGGGAAGCTCCCGCTTCCCCCAGATCCTCGACGATTACGTGCTTCGCCAGTTCCTCGAGTATCTGGGACTGATTCTTTGCACATTCGTTGTGCTTACGCTGGTATTCACGTTTTTCGAGTTGCTGGGCGACATCATCAGGAATCGTATTGCCCTCATCACTGTCGGAGAGTACCTGGTCAATGTAATTCCCTCGATGATTTATCTCATGACGCCTCTGAGCGTTCTCATCGCCGTCCTGGTCACATTTGGACTCTTGCAAAAGTCCAATGAGCTGACAGCGATGAAGGCTACCGGGATTAGTTTGTATCGCCTGATCGTGCCGGTAGTGGCCCTCGCTGCCGGTTTGTCGTTCGCTCTGTTCTTGTTCGATCAGTTTTATTTGCCGCACGCCAATAAGCGGCAAGACGCCTTGCGCAATGAAATCAAAGGCAAACCGGCGCAGACATATCTGAATCCACAACGCAAATGGATCTTCGGCGCGCATCGCGAGATTTACTACTACGAATTTTTCGATGGCGAGCGCAATCAGTTTGCCAACTTGTCTGTCTTCAGTATTGATCCCAAGGCGTTCGCACTAATAGCGCGCACCTTCGCTTCCCGCGTGTTCTGGAATGAGTCATTACATAAATGGGTCTTCCAGCAAGGGTGGGTTCGCACGCTCACGCCCACCGAGGTCCAGGATTACAAGACCTTCGACGTAAGGACTTTCGCCGACGTCGACGAGCCGCCTAATTACTTCAAGAAAGAAGTAAAGCAGTATTCCGAAATGAATTTCGACGAGCTGAAGGCCTACATTCGCGAACTGGAGCAGGGCGGCTTCGATGTAGTGCGATTGAGAGTGCAGCTGTACCGGAAGCTTTCATTCCCATTGATCACACTGGTGATGTCGATCCTGGCGATCCCATTTGCGGTTTCTGCGGGACGGCAGGGAGCTCTGCGCGGCGTGGCCACGGCGATCGGCATTGCCGTCGTCTACTGGGTGACGAGCGGCTTGTTCGAGGCCATGGGAAATGTGAATCAACTGCCTGCCGCATTGGCCGCTTGGTCCCCAGATTTGATCTTTGGTCTGGCAGGCGGATATTTCATATTGAAGGTGCCGACATAA
- a CDS encoding ABC transporter ATP-binding protein, which translates to MFKKLDPLKPYVYKYRVQFFWGGLVLLLNNLIWIFFPQVIGRAINDLNQGITQHKIVTYSLALIAIALGKGVFQFLMRWILIGISREIEFDLRNDLFRHLESLSYSYYQRTRVGDIMARATNDLNAVRMLLGPAIMYTANTIVFTAGALAFMLKISPRLTMFAFLPLPAASILVQYFGRRIHERFERIQATFSDISARAQENFSGARLVRAYVQEEPEIELFENANREYIARSLKLVRLIGMLWPTLEMLLGLAIILVLWLGGREVLLHRMNVGDFVAYNTYMVQLTWPVIALGWVINIFQRGTASLARINQIFSERPEVTDDGVAPDLKETSAIHGDIEFRGLTFSYANGAEVLRGIDLRIPGGTSLAIVGPTGSGKSTLVSLIARIYDAPAGSLLVDGRKITDFPLETLRKNIGFVPQETFLFSSSIRENIAFGTESSSDEEVEAAADAASLSQEIHGFPQGYATVVGERGLTLSGGQKQRTAIARAIIRNPRILILDDALSSVDTYTEERILNHLREMMQGRTTIFISHRVSTVRAADQIAVLHGGEIVELGTHEDLLALNGYYADLYNKQLLEEELAKV; encoded by the coding sequence ATGTTCAAGAAGCTCGACCCACTGAAGCCGTATGTGTACAAGTACCGCGTCCAATTCTTCTGGGGCGGGTTGGTACTTCTCCTCAATAACCTGATTTGGATTTTCTTTCCCCAAGTCATTGGCCGCGCCATTAATGACCTCAATCAGGGAATAACGCAGCACAAGATCGTGACGTATTCGCTCGCGTTAATAGCCATTGCTCTCGGCAAGGGCGTCTTTCAATTCCTGATGCGCTGGATCCTGATTGGCATCTCGCGCGAGATCGAGTTTGATCTGCGCAACGATCTATTCCGGCATCTCGAGTCCCTGTCCTACTCCTACTACCAGCGCACGCGCGTTGGGGACATCATGGCGCGTGCGACCAACGATCTGAATGCTGTCCGTATGTTGCTGGGTCCGGCGATCATGTATACGGCCAACACCATCGTCTTCACAGCCGGCGCTCTGGCTTTCATGCTGAAGATCAGCCCGCGGCTGACGATGTTTGCTTTCCTGCCGCTGCCGGCCGCCAGCATCCTGGTGCAGTACTTCGGTCGGCGGATTCATGAGCGCTTCGAGCGCATTCAGGCAACGTTCTCCGACATTTCTGCGCGGGCGCAGGAGAACTTCTCTGGTGCGCGATTGGTTCGCGCATACGTTCAGGAAGAACCCGAGATCGAGCTTTTTGAGAACGCCAATCGTGAATACATTGCTCGCAGTCTGAAACTCGTCCGCCTGATCGGAATGCTCTGGCCCACTTTGGAAATGCTTCTTGGCCTCGCGATCATCCTTGTGCTGTGGCTGGGCGGAAGGGAAGTGCTGCTGCACCGGATGAATGTCGGAGACTTTGTCGCGTACAACACCTACATGGTCCAGCTCACGTGGCCGGTGATTGCGCTGGGATGGGTGATCAACATCTTCCAGCGCGGGACGGCATCGCTGGCACGAATCAATCAAATCTTTTCTGAGCGACCGGAAGTGACTGACGACGGCGTGGCTCCCGACCTGAAAGAGACTTCCGCGATTCATGGCGACATCGAGTTCCGCGGATTAACTTTCAGCTACGCGAATGGTGCCGAGGTTCTCCGTGGGATCGATCTGCGAATTCCTGGCGGCACGAGCCTCGCAATCGTTGGTCCCACCGGTTCAGGCAAGAGCACGCTTGTGAGCTTGATTGCGCGCATTTACGATGCGCCTGCGGGTTCGCTGCTAGTCGATGGCCGCAAGATCACCGATTTTCCCCTCGAGACTCTGCGTAAAAATATCGGATTTGTTCCGCAAGAAACTTTCCTCTTCAGTTCGAGCATTCGCGAGAACATCGCCTTCGGCACTGAAAGCAGCAGTGATGAAGAAGTCGAGGCCGCAGCGGACGCAGCGAGCCTTTCACAGGAGATCCACGGTTTCCCCCAAGGCTACGCGACGGTGGTTGGTGAACGTGGCCTAACGCTCTCGGGTGGACAGAAGCAGCGGACCGCGATCGCGCGCGCCATCATTCGCAATCCTCGGATTCTCATTCTCGATGACGCTCTTTCCAGCGTCGATACGTACACTGAGGAACGCATCCTAAATCATCTGCGGGAGATGATGCAGGGACGCACCACGATCTTCATCTCGCATCGTGTCTCGACTGTGCGCGCGGCGGATCAGATTGCCGTTTTGCATGGTGGCGAGATCGTCGAATTGGGCACCCACGAGGATCTGTTGGCGCTCAACGGCTACTACGCCGATCTGTACAACAAGCAGTTGCTCGAAGAAGAACTCGCGAAAGTCTAG
- a CDS encoding ferredoxin, producing the protein MAEILLHINGVDHHLHASEDEMLLYILRERLNLTGTKYGCGEGRCGACTVLVDGRPMRSCHTPAASVAAKKITTIEGLSDNGQLHRVQQAFLDEEAFQCAYCTPGMIISAVGLLAGNAKPTREEIVRGMNGNICRCGTYSRILAAIQRAAGESGAKAAIPGVSERSGGSR; encoded by the coding sequence ATGGCTGAGATCCTCCTGCACATCAATGGTGTTGATCACCATCTTCACGCATCGGAAGACGAGATGCTGCTTTATATCTTGCGCGAGAGGCTGAACTTAACCGGCACAAAGTATGGCTGCGGTGAAGGACGGTGTGGAGCATGCACGGTTCTAGTTGATGGGCGACCGATGCGATCCTGTCATACCCCTGCTGCTTCGGTTGCCGCCAAAAAGATCACAACCATCGAGGGACTTAGTGACAACGGGCAGCTGCACAGAGTGCAGCAAGCTTTTCTTGATGAGGAAGCCTTTCAATGCGCCTATTGCACGCCGGGGATGATTATCTCCGCCGTGGGACTGCTCGCCGGGAATGCTAAGCCCACCCGCGAGGAAATTGTTCGCGGAATGAATGGGAACATTTGCCGCTGCGGAACTTATTCGCGCATTCTCGCGGCGATCCAACGTGCCGCGGGCGAGTCCGGGGCCAAAGCTGCTATTCCAGGCGTGTCCGAACGTTCAGGAGGTTCTCGATGA
- a CDS encoding glycoside hydrolase: MPSIRLVFLWHMHQPFYKDLVTGEYRLPWVRMHALKDYYGMVKLLDEFPRVHQNFNLVPSLIVQINDYVAGEAKDAWRSVIGKPATDLTPEEKEFALRYLFQANQTHQIARYPRYSELLQKHAAYASIEQALRHLNAHDFADLQVLSQLAWFDEFFLDEPEVAELTKKGRNFDRADQETLIQLEKRLLSSVIPAYRGAADRGGVELSTTPFYHPILPLLCDTNNGRVSNPGLPLPRRRFLQANDALEQMRRAVDFHKQTFGKTPAGMWPSEGSVSDEVLKLARQVGLKWMATDEGVLGRSTRSFFERNSAGHLMPDSADRLYRLYRHGEDGAGVLLLFRDHNLSDLIGFVYSGVPPKEAATHFVKSIKASAQSVLAAGDNAIVPIILDGENAWEHFPESGREFLRRLYHAIDSDPQIEPLTISEVIERTKDARPLSSLVPGSWINANFNVWIGAPEDNLAWDYLAEAREFYERHSQNATEESRRLAYEELLIAEGSDWNWWYGPEHHSANDRDFDELYRNHLSNVYRLLGANPPDHLHYPISAETIGKTRTIPQTAFISPQISSPNIGYFDWLGAASFTADRRGSSMHGKKFLLERAYAGINAQDFSFRVDFANQLHGSHQIETRIEVQPPSTEQARKTFIVRFHLSGGKMQRADLSRSSTSESNGSASSLKTERVESSLEKVLRAKVPLSILGAQLGDTLLLRFAILSEQLPIDSLPAQGWIELPIIAEEQMLETGDQVW; the protein is encoded by the coding sequence ATGCCTTCCATTCGTCTGGTCTTCCTCTGGCACATGCACCAGCCGTTCTACAAGGATCTGGTCACAGGCGAATATCGTCTTCCTTGGGTCAGGATGCATGCGCTTAAGGATTACTACGGCATGGTGAAGCTGCTGGATGAGTTCCCGCGCGTCCACCAGAACTTCAACCTGGTTCCTTCGCTCATCGTACAGATCAATGACTACGTAGCCGGCGAGGCGAAAGACGCATGGAGAAGCGTAATCGGGAAGCCCGCCACTGATCTCACACCTGAGGAAAAGGAGTTCGCACTCAGATACCTGTTCCAGGCGAACCAGACCCACCAAATCGCCAGGTATCCAAGGTATTCAGAGCTGCTGCAGAAGCACGCCGCCTACGCATCGATCGAGCAGGCCCTCCGGCACTTGAACGCGCACGATTTTGCTGATCTACAAGTACTCTCTCAACTCGCGTGGTTTGATGAGTTTTTCCTCGATGAACCCGAAGTTGCCGAGCTCACAAAAAAAGGACGGAACTTTGATCGCGCCGATCAGGAGACGCTGATTCAGCTTGAAAAGCGTCTGTTGAGCAGCGTTATTCCAGCGTATCGTGGGGCGGCTGACCGTGGAGGCGTCGAATTATCGACGACACCTTTTTATCACCCGATCCTTCCACTGCTCTGCGATACCAACAACGGCCGCGTCAGCAATCCTGGACTGCCTCTTCCCCGCCGGCGCTTTCTGCAGGCGAACGACGCTCTCGAGCAAATGAGACGCGCAGTGGACTTCCATAAGCAGACATTCGGAAAAACTCCCGCGGGCATGTGGCCCTCCGAGGGAAGCGTTTCGGATGAGGTGCTCAAGCTCGCGCGCCAGGTCGGACTAAAGTGGATGGCAACAGACGAAGGCGTCCTGGGGCGATCAACGCGCAGCTTCTTTGAGCGGAATTCCGCCGGCCATCTCATGCCTGATTCAGCCGACCGCCTTTATAGACTCTATCGCCACGGTGAAGATGGAGCCGGGGTCCTGCTTCTCTTCCGTGATCACAACCTGTCCGACCTTATTGGATTCGTTTATTCCGGTGTCCCGCCGAAAGAAGCAGCGACTCACTTCGTAAAGAGCATTAAGGCATCGGCGCAATCCGTGCTGGCTGCAGGAGATAATGCTATTGTGCCCATTATCCTCGATGGGGAAAATGCCTGGGAGCATTTTCCCGAATCAGGCCGGGAGTTTCTGCGACGGCTGTACCACGCGATTGATTCTGATCCGCAAATCGAGCCGCTCACGATCTCGGAGGTCATCGAGCGAACGAAGGACGCGAGGCCGCTTTCCTCTCTCGTCCCAGGATCATGGATCAATGCGAACTTCAATGTGTGGATCGGAGCTCCAGAAGACAATCTCGCGTGGGATTACCTGGCGGAAGCGCGAGAGTTTTATGAGCGCCACTCTCAAAATGCGACTGAGGAGTCCCGTCGCCTGGCATATGAGGAATTACTGATTGCAGAAGGAAGCGATTGGAATTGGTGGTACGGTCCGGAGCATCACTCTGCCAACGATCGCGATTTTGACGAGCTATATCGCAATCACTTGTCAAACGTCTATCGGCTGCTTGGAGCGAATCCGCCCGACCATCTGCATTACCCAATCTCGGCTGAAACCATCGGAAAGACGCGCACCATCCCGCAAACGGCATTCATTTCCCCGCAAATCAGCTCTCCCAATATCGGATATTTTGATTGGCTGGGAGCAGCCAGTTTCACCGCCGATCGTCGCGGCTCCTCAATGCACGGGAAGAAGTTCCTGCTGGAAAGAGCATACGCAGGCATCAACGCGCAGGATTTCTCATTCCGGGTTGATTTTGCAAATCAACTGCACGGCAGTCATCAGATAGAAACGCGCATAGAGGTACAACCACCCAGCACGGAACAGGCGAGAAAGACTTTTATCGTCAGGTTCCATCTCTCTGGCGGCAAAATGCAGAGGGCCGATTTATCTCGCAGTAGCACAAGCGAGAGCAACGGGAGCGCTTCCAGCCTCAAGACGGAACGAGTCGAAAGCAGCCTTGAAAAGGTACTTCGGGCGAAGGTTCCGCTTTCCATTTTGGGAGCCCAGTTAGGCGACACTCTTCTGCTTCGCTTCGCCATTTTAAGCGAACAGCTTCCAATCGATTCATTGCCGGCCCAGGGATGGATTGAGCTTCCTATCATCGCTGAAGAGCAAATGCTTGAAACCGGCGATCAGGTATGGTGA